The following are from one region of the Methanococcoides methylutens genome:
- a CDS encoding ribose 1,5-bisphosphate isomerase, translating to MQQLLDTAEKIRTMEIRGAGRIAEAASAALRDYVLNLKVTNIKDFNKKVDEAANILIQTRPTAVSLPNAVQITKRHVSDDVPGAREEIIHNADIFLKQAGEALEKMGKIGAKRIKDGDVIMTHCNSHAALSVISTAFKQGKDISVIATESRPRRQGLLTIRELNDYGIPTTLIVDSAVRYSMKEVDTVIVGADAITVNGALVNKVGTSQLAHAAHEARKNVLSVAETFKFSPNTILGDMIDIEERSADEVIDQEILAEMPNVKVKNPAFDITPAEYIDIIITEVGAFPPQMAYTIIKEHLGWELTNIG from the coding sequence ATGCAGCAATTACTTGACACCGCAGAAAAAATAAGGACAATGGAGATACGTGGAGCAGGAAGGATCGCCGAAGCTGCCTCTGCTGCACTTCGTGATTACGTACTGAACCTCAAAGTAACCAACATAAAGGATTTCAACAAAAAAGTGGATGAGGCAGCAAATATCCTTATCCAGACACGTCCGACTGCCGTATCCCTTCCAAATGCGGTGCAGATCACAAAACGTCACGTTTCCGATGATGTACCCGGAGCACGTGAAGAGATAATTCACAACGCAGACATATTCCTCAAACAGGCAGGAGAAGCTCTTGAAAAGATGGGGAAGATCGGTGCTAAAAGGATAAAGGACGGAGACGTCATAATGACACACTGCAATTCCCATGCAGCACTTTCTGTTATATCCACAGCCTTCAAGCAGGGCAAGGACATCTCGGTCATTGCAACCGAGTCACGCCCGAGAAGGCAAGGATTGCTTACCATAAGGGAACTGAACGATTACGGCATCCCCACAACATTGATAGTGGATTCTGCGGTCAGATATTCCATGAAGGAGGTAGACACCGTAATAGTTGGTGCTGATGCAATAACCGTTAATGGTGCCCTTGTAAACAAAGTAGGAACATCACAGCTGGCACATGCCGCACACGAAGCAAGAAAGAATGTCCTTAGCGTTGCTGAAACTTTCAAGTTCAGTCCGAACACGATACTTGGCGACATGATCGATATCGAAGAAAGGTCTGCAGATGAGGTCATTGATCAGGAAATCCTTGCAGAAATGCCAAATGTGAAGGTCAAAAACCCTGCATTCGACATAACACCTGCCGAATATATTGACATAATAATAACAGAAGTAGGAGCATTTCCCCCACAGATGGCTTACACCATCATCAAAGAGCATCTCGGATGGGAACTCACCAATATTGGATGA
- a CDS encoding NAD-dependent succinate-semialdehyde dehydrogenase, producing the protein MNAMVSMNPANGKVNGGFEFHTPEEVDSILKRSAETFLEWSALAAAERAVYLEEVAVMLRKEKQDLAETITKEMGKPIKQSLPEVEKCASMFDYFASNIESLLEPDVVDDDPSTFISFEPMGAILAIKPWNFPLWQVLSAASHVLAGGNTMVLKHSSYVPICALKIEEIFEKAGVPKGVFQTLLVDGPTASSLISRPEIAAVSFTGGLPSGQKVAETAGRNMKKCVLELGGSDPFIVLEDADIEMAAKVAVSGRFINTGQTCISSKRFIVTESIADEFTALFVEKTRALKLGDPMDPETDLGPLVREDQIGLLDAQVNEAVSMGAKVELGGGSMDGEGYYFSPVVLSNVTPDMEVMKNETFGPIAPIIAVKDEVEAMRIANATEFGLGASIWSGDEVKASSLACQVQAGVVGVNCFFRPEANLPFGGVKKSGIGRELSRFGFYEFMNIKSTKVY; encoded by the coding sequence ATGAACGCAATGGTCTCAATGAATCCTGCAAATGGGAAGGTCAATGGTGGGTTTGAATTCCATACTCCTGAAGAGGTAGATTCGATACTGAAAAGGTCCGCTGAAACGTTCCTTGAATGGAGTGCACTTGCTGCTGCAGAGAGGGCAGTCTATCTTGAGGAAGTCGCTGTTATGCTTCGAAAGGAGAAACAGGACCTTGCAGAGACCATTACAAAAGAAATGGGCAAGCCCATAAAACAGTCGCTTCCTGAGGTTGAGAAATGTGCAAGCATGTTCGACTATTTTGCCTCCAATATTGAGTCACTTCTTGAGCCTGACGTTGTGGATGACGACCCCTCAACTTTCATTTCATTCGAGCCCATGGGGGCGATACTTGCTATCAAACCCTGGAATTTCCCTCTCTGGCAGGTGCTGAGTGCTGCTTCCCATGTACTTGCAGGTGGAAATACCATGGTTTTGAAGCATTCCAGCTATGTTCCGATATGTGCTCTTAAGATCGAGGAGATATTTGAGAAGGCAGGGGTTCCAAAAGGTGTGTTCCAGACGCTTCTTGTAGACGGGCCCACGGCTTCCTCATTGATATCAAGGCCGGAAATTGCCGCGGTGTCATTTACGGGTGGTCTTCCTTCAGGTCAGAAAGTGGCTGAAACGGCGGGCAGGAACATGAAGAAATGTGTTCTTGAGCTCGGGGGCAGTGATCCTTTCATCGTATTGGAGGATGCCGATATTGAAATGGCTGCAAAAGTCGCCGTTTCAGGTCGTTTTATCAATACCGGCCAGACCTGCATTTCATCCAAACGCTTCATTGTGACTGAATCGATTGCAGATGAGTTCACAGCTCTCTTTGTGGAAAAGACCCGCGCACTTAAACTGGGTGATCCGATGGACCCTGAAACAGACCTTGGTCCGCTGGTGCGTGAAGATCAGATAGGACTGCTTGATGCACAGGTGAATGAAGCAGTTTCAATGGGTGCTAAAGTGGAACTTGGGGGTGGTAGTATGGATGGTGAAGGTTACTATTTCTCACCTGTTGTCCTCTCTAATGTGACGCCTGATATGGAGGTCATGAAAAATGAGACATTTGGTCCGATAGCTCCTATCATTGCAGTTAAAGATGAGGTGGAGGCCATGAGAATTGCCAATGCGACTGAGTTCGGCCTGGGTGCCAGTATCTGGAGCGGGGATGAGGTAAAGGCCTCTTCACTTGCATGCCAGGTCCAGGCGGGTGTCGTTGGTGTGAATTGCTTTTTCAGGCCCGAGGCAAATTTACCATTTGGCGGCGTGAAGAAGAGTGGAATTGGAAGGGAGCTTTCAAGGTTCGGCTTCTATGAGTTCATGAACATCAAGTCCACAAAAGTGTATTGA
- a CDS encoding class I SAM-dependent methyltransferase, translated as MTSFEHLDDFPEDIRHLIPKRFDIVGDVAVVSIPPELYGHKFSVAEYVASRRGNIRGVLNKVTKLEGDHRVAGFELLLGDSSLTTHAEFGMRYKMDLKDVFFNGRLAFERKRVSSQVQKGEDVLVPFCGVGPFAIPAAAKGANVIALEKNPAACKWLAENIRLNHVGDNISYLLADASFIGNILNAKFDRVIIPTPYGMDNFLEDVIPLVRCGGYLHFYTFKTREEIEDLIGKYSDIGLDVIGYRRCGNVAPGVSRWVFDMVKV; from the coding sequence ATGACTTCCTTTGAGCATCTCGATGACTTTCCTGAAGACATACGTCATCTTATTCCCAAACGTTTTGATATTGTCGGGGATGTTGCAGTTGTATCGATACCTCCTGAATTGTATGGTCATAAATTCTCTGTTGCAGAGTATGTAGCTTCAAGGAGGGGCAATATCCGTGGTGTCCTTAACAAGGTGACAAAGCTGGAAGGTGACCATCGGGTTGCAGGTTTCGAACTTTTACTTGGGGATAGCTCGTTAACAACTCATGCGGAGTTTGGGATGAGGTATAAGATGGACCTGAAGGATGTTTTTTTCAATGGTAGGCTTGCATTTGAAAGAAAGCGTGTATCCTCCCAGGTTCAAAAGGGGGAGGATGTACTGGTTCCTTTCTGCGGGGTCGGGCCGTTTGCAATACCTGCTGCAGCAAAGGGTGCAAATGTCATTGCTCTTGAGAAGAATCCGGCAGCTTGTAAATGGCTGGCTGAGAACATCAGATTAAATCATGTAGGGGATAACATCAGTTATCTCCTTGCAGATGCATCATTTATTGGGAATATACTGAATGCAAAGTTTGACAGGGTAATAATTCCAACTCCCTATGGCATGGACAATTTCCTTGAGGATGTAATTCCACTTGTAAGGTGTGGTGGATATTTACACTTCTATACGTTCAAGACTCGAGAGGAGATCGAAGATCTGATCGGGAAATATTCTGATATAGGTCTTGATGTGATCGGTTACCGACGTTGCGGGAATGTTGCTCCGGGGGTTAGCAGGTGGGTATTCGATATGGTAAAGGTATGA
- a CDS encoding DsrE family protein: MTEVTKVLLLLKNMVYESTSPMETLRFANYYRKKGLDVMVILFGPMGVILGKADKCGSPAYDEKIRECMEIGVQFKCCKLGASIIGLKGEELIPGIELIESQEIAEMFLEYCEEGQLIITL, encoded by the coding sequence ATGACAGAGGTCACGAAAGTATTGTTGCTGCTCAAGAATATGGTCTATGAAAGTACCAGCCCCATGGAGACCCTTAGGTTTGCGAATTACTATCGCAAAAAAGGTCTTGATGTGATGGTCATCCTGTTCGGTCCCATGGGAGTCATTCTTGGAAAGGCTGACAAATGTGGGTCCCCTGCCTACGATGAAAAGATCCGGGAATGCATGGAAATAGGTGTGCAATTCAAGTGCTGTAAACTTGGAGCATCGATCATAGGACTGAAAGGAGAGGAACTTATCCCTGGTATTGAGCTCATCGAGTCGCAAGAGATAGCCGAGATGTTCCTGGAATACTGCGAGGAAGGGCAATTGATCATTACTTTATGA
- a CDS encoding D-aminoacyl-tRNA deacylase: MQTTSDKESSTNIIIICSTVDMAGQNIKDHLLRLREWKPLEISSAMVEDVAEVYESGNFRIVEVKEHHIYQDGIDEKLKKAGLPCDLIIFASKHRSADGRRLLTSHFTGNPGSADFGGNPGELAKAAPFALRSILLSMSEMVGDIGYDVSMESTHHGPSDLNVPSVYAEIGSSELEWVDTAVGDIVARAILAVEQVKCPVAIGFGGGHYAARQTNLIFSSDVTFGHNFPNYQLQYVDEGMFRQAVERSGADLVYCDRKSMSSGDRKKVSDLAASFGLELLRESDIKEMRGVHWDDLRIFLHKVREHDPLGRVKFSEGIRKRLGEADLADSGKDGRSVITIRVDPELIKLAKSVDITALKNVLQNSNIVYFELEDATVSNVFFTFWKQDAEDFLAFLVNECIKILKERYDTEYVFDENVLHITDDRFNPDLARKMGVPPGPMFGKLANGGSVTIDGRVIGPEMVRERTKKSVVLNNAIF, from the coding sequence ATGCAGACAACTAGCGATAAGGAAAGTTCTACAAACATAATAATTATTTGTTCCACTGTTGATATGGCAGGACAGAACATAAAGGATCACTTACTAAGGCTCAGGGAATGGAAGCCTCTGGAGATTTCCTCTGCTATGGTCGAAGATGTTGCTGAGGTCTATGAGAGTGGCAATTTCCGGATCGTTGAAGTCAAGGAGCATCATATCTATCAGGATGGTATCGATGAGAAATTAAAGAAAGCAGGTCTGCCATGTGATCTTATTATCTTTGCTTCCAAGCACAGGAGTGCGGATGGGCGACGGCTGCTTACTTCTCATTTTACGGGAAACCCTGGATCTGCTGATTTTGGTGGAAATCCGGGTGAGCTGGCAAAAGCAGCTCCATTTGCTTTACGTTCTATTCTTCTGTCAATGTCTGAAATGGTTGGTGATATTGGCTATGACGTTTCTATGGAGTCAACACATCATGGTCCTTCAGATCTGAACGTTCCTTCGGTTTATGCGGAGATCGGAAGTTCTGAATTAGAATGGGTCGATACTGCTGTTGGTGATATCGTTGCTCGTGCTATCCTTGCTGTGGAGCAGGTAAAATGTCCTGTTGCAATTGGTTTTGGGGGTGGGCATTATGCTGCAAGGCAAACTAACCTTATTTTTAGTTCTGATGTGACATTCGGGCACAATTTCCCGAATTACCAGTTACAGTATGTTGATGAGGGTATGTTCCGGCAGGCAGTTGAGAGGTCAGGTGCCGATCTGGTATACTGTGACAGGAAATCGATGTCATCGGGGGACCGGAAGAAGGTAAGCGATCTGGCGGCTTCCTTTGGTCTTGAGCTGCTACGGGAGAGTGACATCAAAGAGATGAGGGGTGTCCATTGGGATGATCTCAGAATCTTCCTGCATAAGGTGAGGGAGCATGATCCATTGGGTCGGGTTAAGTTCTCCGAAGGTATTCGAAAAAGGTTGGGTGAGGCAGATCTGGCTGACTCAGGTAAAGATGGCAGATCTGTCATAACTATAAGGGTGGACCCTGAACTTATCAAGCTGGCCAAATCAGTGGATATTACAGCTTTGAAGAACGTACTTCAGAACTCAAATATTGTGTATTTTGAATTGGAGGATGCAACTGTTTCAAATGTGTTCTTTACTTTCTGGAAGCAGGATGCAGAGGACTTCCTTGCCTTTTTGGTAAACGAATGCATTAAAATACTAAAAGAACGTTATGATACTGAATACGTTTTCGATGAAAACGTGTTGCATATAACGGATGATAGGTTCAACCCAGATCTCGCACGAAAAATGGGAGTTCCTCCGGGCCCCATGTTTGGGAAACTGGCCAATGGTGGGTCGGTTACAATAGATGGAAGGGTTATCGGGCCAGAAATGGTACGCGAAAGGACAAAAAAAAGTGTTGTGTTGAATAACGCAATCTTTTGA
- the ftsZ gene encoding cell division protein FtsZ, whose translation MKSIVEEALARSVEEKQIRSSVPEQNDINAELEAMLRDLQTNIKVIGCGGGGSNSAQRMAQEGIKGAELVAINTDAQHLLNVSTESKILIGKKKTRGLGAGSLPQIGEDAALESIDEVRGIVDGTDMVFITAGLGGGTGTGSAPVVAEAARDTGALTIAVVTLPFAVEGQVRRTNAEAGLERLRDVADTVIVVPNDKLLEVVPRLPLQAAFKVSDEVLMRAVKGITELITKPGLVNLDFADVRTVMQNGGVAMIGLGEADGENKAVESVQKALRSPLLDVDISGATSALVNVVGGPDMTIAEAESVVQEVYSRIDPNARLIWGAQVDPELEHSVRTMLVVTGVKSPQIYGSGSSQNVTRKYGIDFVK comes from the coding sequence ATGAAATCCATAGTAGAAGAGGCATTGGCACGATCTGTAGAAGAGAAACAAATTCGTTCCAGCGTCCCGGAACAGAATGACATAAATGCGGAACTCGAAGCGATGCTTAGAGATCTGCAGACGAACATCAAGGTCATTGGTTGCGGCGGCGGCGGTTCAAACAGTGCTCAGCGCATGGCGCAGGAAGGCATCAAGGGCGCAGAACTTGTTGCAATAAACACGGATGCACAACATCTTTTGAATGTTTCTACCGAGAGCAAGATCCTTATCGGCAAGAAAAAGACAAGAGGTCTTGGTGCTGGTAGTCTGCCGCAGATCGGCGAAGATGCTGCTCTTGAAAGCATTGATGAGGTGCGTGGGATCGTAGATGGCACTGATATGGTGTTCATTACTGCAGGGCTTGGCGGTGGTACCGGTACAGGTTCCGCTCCGGTTGTTGCCGAGGCTGCACGTGATACAGGTGCTTTGACAATTGCCGTGGTAACTCTTCCATTCGCTGTCGAAGGTCAGGTAAGGCGCACAAACGCCGAGGCAGGACTTGAAAGGCTCAGGGATGTTGCAGACACTGTTATCGTAGTTCCTAATGACAAGCTTCTTGAGGTTGTCCCAAGATTACCATTACAGGCTGCTTTTAAGGTCTCTGATGAGGTTTTGATGAGAGCTGTGAAAGGTATTACAGAGCTTATTACAAAACCTGGTCTTGTAAACCTCGACTTTGCTGATGTAAGGACCGTCATGCAGAACGGTGGCGTAGCAATGATAGGTCTTGGTGAGGCTGACGGTGAGAACAAGGCTGTGGAATCTGTCCAGAAAGCATTGAGAAGTCCTCTTCTTGATGTGGATATTTCCGGTGCTACTTCCGCTCTTGTGAATGTTGTAGGTGGTCCGGATATGACCATTGCAGAAGCAGAGAGCGTTGTACAGGAAGTCTACAGCAGGATCGATCCAAATGCAAGGTTGATCTGGGGAGCACAGGTGGACCCTGAGCTTGAGCACTCTGTCCGCACGATGCTTGTTGTAACAGGTGTGAAATCTCCACAGATCTATGGAAGTGGAAGTTCCCAGAACGTTACTCGAAAATATGGCATTGATTTCGTAAAATGA
- a CDS encoding protein translocase SEC61 complex subunit gamma: MFEAPKINRNVGQVLKSYLRVLKLSKKPSREEFLMISKVAGAGILVVGFVGFIIYVLLTEVPKWV, from the coding sequence ATGTTTGAAGCGCCTAAGATAAACCGTAATGTCGGTCAAGTCCTTAAGTCATACCTGAGGGTATTGAAATTGTCCAAGAAGCCTTCAAGGGAAGAGTTCCTCATGATCTCTAAGGTTGCAGGTGCCGGTATTTTGGTAGTAGGTTTTGTTGGTTTCATTATCTATGTACTGCTGACGGAAGTGCCGAAGTGGGTGTAA
- a CDS encoding transcription elongation factor Spt5: protein MSEDAAIFVVKTTANQERSVAGMLAQVARKDNLDIRAIIAPDELKGYVLLESSDSGAVEQAIQTVPHARTVVKGQSSIAEIEHFLTPKPTVTGIVEGAIIEVTSGPFKGEKARVKRVDEGHEEITVELFDAVVPIPITIRGDTVRILRKEES from the coding sequence ATGAGTGAAGATGCCGCTATATTTGTTGTTAAGACAACTGCGAATCAAGAGCGTTCAGTTGCCGGGATGCTGGCTCAGGTTGCCAGGAAGGATAATCTCGACATAAGGGCTATAATTGCTCCGGATGAGCTTAAAGGGTATGTACTTCTGGAATCGTCAGATTCTGGTGCTGTAGAACAGGCTATTCAGACGGTTCCTCATGCAAGGACCGTTGTTAAAGGCCAGTCCAGTATAGCGGAGATCGAACATTTCCTTACACCAAAACCAACCGTCACAGGTATTGTGGAAGGTGCGATCATCGAGGTAACCTCCGGTCCTTTCAAGGGCGAAAAGGCACGTGTAAAGCGTGTTGATGAGGGTCACGAGGAAATAACGGTCGAGTTGTTCGATGCTGTTGTACCAATACCTATAACTATACGTGGTGATACTGTACGGATACTCAGGAAGGAAGAATCCTGA
- a CDS encoding 50S ribosomal protein L11: MASVVEALVPGGKANPGPPLGPALGPLGVNIKDVIDKINDKTKDYNGMQVPVKVIVGDDKNVEIEVGTPPTSALILKELNIEKGSGESGTVNVGDLSIAQAAKVARMKKDDILSYSLKAAVKEVMGTCVPMGVTVEGLDPRECQKAVDEGKFDEALAAEAWN; encoded by the coding sequence ATGGCAAGTGTTGTAGAAGCCTTGGTTCCTGGAGGTAAAGCAAATCCGGGCCCTCCACTTGGTCCAGCATTGGGACCTCTTGGTGTAAATATCAAAGATGTGATCGATAAGATCAATGACAAAACTAAAGATTACAATGGAATGCAGGTTCCTGTTAAGGTAATTGTCGGTGATGACAAGAATGTCGAGATCGAAGTGGGTACTCCACCAACATCCGCATTGATCCTTAAGGAACTGAACATTGAGAAAGGCTCCGGTGAATCCGGTACTGTCAATGTTGGTGATCTTTCAATTGCACAGGCTGCAAAGGTCGCTCGCATGAAGAAAGACGATATCCTTTCCTATTCCCTCAAGGCTGCAGTTAAAGAGGTCATGGGTACATGTGTGCCAATGGGCGTTACTGTAGAAGGTCTTGATCCAAGGGAATGCCAGAAAGCTGTTGATGAGGGCAAGTTTGACGAAGCTCTTGCAGCAGAAGCTTGGAATTAA
- a CDS encoding 50S ribosomal protein L1: MVEETTLNLVKELVEGSPERKFSESVDLAINLKNLDMSQPKNRVDEEINLPNGLGKSLKIAVFAKGEVGLNAKDAGSDYVLTEEDIKELGEDKSKARSLANECDFFISEVQYMPLIGKTLGAILGPRGKMPVPLTPDKNVADLINSTKNSIRIRSKDRLTFHVSIGRRDMDVEKLAENIETVLSRVEQSLEKGKHNLKSVYVTTTMGKSVRLV, encoded by the coding sequence ATGGTAGAAGAGACTACTTTAAATCTAGTAAAAGAGTTAGTCGAAGGGTCCCCTGAACGTAAGTTCTCTGAAAGTGTGGATCTGGCAATTAACTTAAAGAACCTCGATATGAGTCAACCCAAGAACCGTGTGGACGAAGAGATAAATCTTCCCAATGGTCTTGGAAAATCCCTTAAGATCGCTGTTTTCGCAAAGGGTGAAGTTGGACTCAATGCTAAAGATGCTGGTTCAGACTATGTTCTGACCGAAGAGGATATCAAAGAACTTGGCGAGGATAAATCCAAGGCAAGAAGTCTTGCAAATGAGTGCGACTTCTTCATTTCAGAAGTGCAGTACATGCCTCTGATAGGTAAGACCCTCGGTGCAATTCTCGGTCCTCGTGGAAAGATGCCTGTACCTTTGACACCTGATAAGAACGTCGCAGATCTTATCAACAGTACGAAGAACTCTATTCGTATAAGATCAAAAGACAGACTTACGTTCCACGTATCAATTGGTCGCAGAGACATGGATGTCGAAAAGCTGGCAGAGAACATCGAGACAGTTCTGAGCAGGGTCGAGCAATCACTCGAAAAAGGTAAACATAACCTTAAATCGGTCTATGTTACGACTACTATGGGTAAATCTGTGAGGTTGGTATGA
- a CDS encoding 50S ribosomal protein L10 produces MMAELHHSEHIPKWKKEEVEDIKNLVTSYPLLGVVGIGGIPAKQLQAMRRSLKDVAVLKVSRNSLIRRALDESSDDIKKMDDYVEVQTALIFTEENPFKLYKLLEKSKSPSPIKGGMVTPNDIVVEAGPTSFPPGPILGDMQAAGIPAAIDGGKVVIKETKAVAKAGEVVSQKLAAMLTRLEIYPLEVGLDLRAVMEEGSIFTPDVLAIDEEQIFADFVQATQQAFNLSVNAVYPTTENISTLLAKAASESKNVAINAVVFEPDVMDILLGKAQGEMMSVASAASAKDEGAVDDELKEALGAAASAAPVESAAEEVVEEKEEEKEEEEEGGMAAGLGALFG; encoded by the coding sequence ATGATGGCAGAACTTCACCACAGTGAACATATCCCTAAATGGAAGAAAGAAGAGGTCGAGGATATCAAAAATCTCGTCACATCATATCCATTATTAGGTGTTGTGGGTATTGGAGGCATTCCTGCAAAACAGCTTCAGGCAATGAGAAGGAGCCTTAAGGACGTTGCTGTCCTGAAGGTGTCCAGAAACTCTCTCATAAGAAGAGCACTTGATGAGTCATCCGATGATATCAAGAAAATGGATGATTATGTTGAGGTTCAGACTGCACTGATATTCACAGAAGAGAATCCTTTCAAACTTTACAAGTTGCTTGAGAAGAGCAAGAGTCCTTCCCCTATCAAAGGCGGAATGGTCACTCCTAATGATATTGTTGTGGAAGCAGGTCCAACAAGCTTCCCACCAGGACCTATACTGGGCGATATGCAGGCTGCAGGAATTCCTGCTGCAATCGACGGCGGTAAGGTCGTCATCAAGGAAACCAAGGCAGTTGCAAAGGCCGGAGAGGTCGTATCCCAGAAGCTCGCAGCTATGCTTACAAGGCTGGAGATCTATCCACTTGAAGTGGGTCTTGATCTTAGGGCAGTTATGGAAGAAGGATCGATCTTCACTCCTGATGTACTCGCAATTGATGAGGAACAGATCTTCGCAGACTTCGTACAGGCTACTCAGCAGGCATTCAACCTGTCTGTCAACGCAGTGTACCCAACAACTGAAAACATCAGCACATTACTTGCAAAAGCAGCTTCAGAATCAAAGAATGTTGCTATCAACGCTGTGGTATTCGAGCCGGATGTCATGGATATCCTGCTTGGTAAGGCACAGGGCGAGATGATGTCTGTTGCATCCGCTGCATCCGCTAAGGATGAGGGCGCAGTTGACGATGAGCTGAAAGAGGCACTTGGCGCAGCTGCATCAGCAGCACCAGTTGAATCTGCAGCTGAAGAAGTCGTTGAAGAGAAGGAAGAAGAAAAAGAAGAGGAAGAAGAGGGCGGCATGGCTGCTGGTCTTGGAGCACTCTTTGGATAA
- the rpl12p gene encoding 50S ribosomal protein P1 → MEYIYAALLLHNAEKDITEEAVTAVLTAAGVDVNDARAKALVAALEDVDIADAMATAAFAAPAAAAPAAAEAPAAAEEAPAEEEKAEEEESGMAGLGALFG, encoded by the coding sequence ATGGAATACATATACGCAGCACTTTTACTACACAACGCTGAGAAAGACATTACAGAAGAAGCAGTTACAGCAGTACTCACTGCAGCTGGAGTAGACGTTAACGATGCACGTGCAAAGGCACTTGTCGCAGCACTCGAAGATGTTGACATCGCAGACGCAATGGCAACCGCAGCATTCGCAGCACCTGCAGCAGCAGCACCTGCAGCAGCAGAGGCACCAGCAGCAGCTGAAGAAGCTCCTGCAGAAGAAGAGAAAGCTGAAGAAGAAGAGAGCGGCATGGCTGGTCTCGGAGCACTCTTCGGATAA
- a CDS encoding DUF7544 domain-containing protein produces the protein MDWFVVNAVGEALRRTRQCLLEPFDLKKWLKLAIIVALAGGGGSSGYNGSTPNTGNSDLPDLPFSYIPNGNGFVDQITSTPDLPLIIAIVGSIGLFILILWYISSVMDFVFVESITKNDVRLWESSKRYMKMGLNLFIIRFVLAIGFFAIFIMAALPLIIQMINDPATSFMPMLIAGGMSLVAIILIIWIFSTIIYSFIYLCVPIAMYDEIGIIEALEKVVATFRQDWKQMIAYWFGRFILWTGGGVAFGIIILLLMLMPVLLFLLIDGIIYFALSEIIQQSIIWLILAPFAAIEIALLILFSIMGIMPLHVFMKYHMLVFLEKWSKDTTIPFFELADEN, from the coding sequence ATGGACTGGTTTGTAGTAAATGCAGTAGGCGAAGCTCTCAGAAGAACGAGACAATGCCTGCTGGAACCGTTCGATCTAAAAAAGTGGCTGAAACTTGCGATTATCGTCGCCTTAGCAGGCGGAGGAGGAAGTTCAGGCTACAACGGTTCAACACCCAACACAGGCAACAGTGACTTACCAGACCTCCCTTTTTCTTACATTCCAAATGGAAATGGATTCGTTGACCAGATAACATCCACCCCCGACCTGCCATTGATAATTGCAATTGTAGGATCTATCGGACTATTTATCCTGATATTGTGGTATATCTCATCAGTAATGGATTTTGTTTTTGTGGAATCCATCACAAAAAATGATGTTAGGTTATGGGAATCCTCTAAAAGATACATGAAGATGGGACTGAACCTTTTCATAATACGCTTTGTTCTGGCAATAGGTTTCTTTGCCATATTCATAATGGCAGCACTACCCCTGATCATTCAGATGATCAATGACCCAGCTACAAGTTTCATGCCCATGCTTATTGCAGGAGGAATGAGCCTTGTTGCAATCATATTGATAATATGGATATTTAGTACCATTATATACTCTTTTATCTACCTATGCGTCCCCATTGCGATGTATGATGAAATTGGGATAATTGAGGCCCTGGAAAAAGTAGTGGCAACATTCAGGCAGGACTGGAAACAGATGATAGCTTACTGGTTCGGAAGATTCATCCTCTGGACCGGAGGTGGGGTTGCATTCGGAATCATTATACTCCTCCTCATGTTGATGCCAGTATTGCTCTTCCTGTTAATTGATGGTATTATATACTTTGCACTTTCAGAGATCATTCAGCAGAGTATCATATGGCTGATCCTTGCGCCATTTGCAGCCATAGAAATAGCATTGTTGATACTTTTCTCAATAATGGGAATCATGCCATTGCATGTATTTATGAAATATCACATGCTGGTATTTCTTGAAAAATGGAGTAAGGATACCACAATCCCATTTTTTGAGCTTGCCGATGAGAATTAA